A genomic segment from Bacteroidota bacterium encodes:
- a CDS encoding DEAD/DEAH box helicase, with amino-acid sequence MTFHDFKFNKTLLDSLDAMGFETPTPIQQQAIPVVIDNKDLIACAQTGTGKTAAYLLPVMNNIINDGLGKLSTLIIAPTRELAQQIDQQVEGMAYFTGISSVAVYGGSDGQVFVQQQKAMREGADIVIATPGRLIAMLTSSGSVDMSNIKHLILDEADRMLDMGFNDDINRIIGYLPKDRQTLLFSATMPPKIRMLANKILRQPEQINIAISKPAEGILQQAYMAYDNQKTALLKNILNQKDFGSTIIFASTKEKVKDLDRELRRSNLSIKAFHSDLEQVEREAIMSDFRNHAVQILIGTDILSRGIDVSGIGLVVNYDVPGDPEDYIHRIGRTARAESTGTAITFINPKDARKFFDIESLIGYDIPKLSLMPELGEAPLYQPEVKIKKDFSKTGFKKPFKKKNFNKSNSTKPN; translated from the coding sequence TTGACTTTTCACGATTTTAAATTTAATAAAACCCTGCTTGATAGTTTAGATGCAATGGGTTTTGAAACACCTACTCCAATACAACAACAAGCTATACCAGTAGTAATTGATAACAAAGATTTAATTGCTTGTGCCCAAACAGGTACAGGTAAAACAGCCGCTTATTTACTACCCGTAATGAATAATATAATTAACGATGGCTTGGGTAAACTAAGCACCTTAATTATAGCACCCACACGTGAGTTAGCCCAACAAATAGACCAACAGGTAGAAGGAATGGCTTATTTTACAGGCATTAGCTCAGTAGCAGTATATGGCGGAAGCGATGGACAAGTATTTGTGCAACAGCAAAAAGCCATGCGCGAAGGAGCAGATATAGTAATAGCAACGCCCGGCCGTTTAATAGCCATGCTTACCTCCAGCGGTTCAGTTGATATGAGTAATATAAAACACTTAATATTAGACGAAGCCGACCGTATGTTGGATATGGGTTTTAATGACGACATTAACCGAATAATAGGTTATTTACCAAAAGATAGACAAACCCTTTTGTTTTCAGCTACCATGCCCCCTAAAATACGCATGTTAGCCAACAAAATATTAAGACAGCCCGAGCAAATAAATATAGCTATAAGCAAACCGGCCGAAGGTATTTTACAACAGGCTTATATGGCTTACGATAACCAGAAAACAGCGTTGCTTAAAAATATTTTAAACCAAAAAGATTTTGGCAGCACTATTATTTTTGCCAGTACCAAGGAAAAAGTAAAAGACCTGGACAGAGAATTGCGCAGAAGCAATTTATCAATTAAAGCATTTCATAGCGACTTAGAGCAGGTAGAACGCGAAGCCATTATGAGCGATTTTAGAAACCATGCCGTACAAATTTTAATAGGAACCGATATACTTTCACGTGGTATAGATGTAAGCGGAATAGGTTTGGTTGTTAATTACGATGTGCCGGGCGACCCCGAAGATTATATACACCGCATAGGCCGTACCGCAAGGGCTGAGAGTACAGGTACAGCCATTACTTTTATTAACCCTAAAGATGCACGTAAGTTTTTCGATATAGAAAGTTTAATAGGTTACGATATTCCAAAATTGTCATTGATGCCGGAGTTAGGCGAAGCACCACTTTACCAACCGGAGGTTAAAATAAAAAAAGACTTTAGCAAAACAGGTTTTAAGAAACCATTTAAAAAGAAAAACTTTAACAAGAGCAATTCGACTAAGCCTAACTAG
- a CDS encoding cytochrome c peroxidase, translating to MKRPLLFTFFICLCFAFGFIFPSNQSIGVNSTLDYYKAKSKVFATTSNQLKAAIQNINTKDSNTIKQAKQALVNCRLAYKPIEFFLEYFIPVTARPFNVAPVYEVEEPHMEFQHPKGMQYIEALLFEDNIDSSLLAELQSNAELVNMYANDLNALLYELTVNDEKIIESLQLELLRNITLGISGFDAPELKSGILESHQVFLSIQAVLTPYLNRTSTPVKDSVNKYLQKALDFTNTTNHFDSFNRLIFLTEAALPLQNQLKILAADLNLTLAKTHQANQNLFAKDALNIGLFPNGSNNGNEQLTALGKELFFEKSLSGNGMVSCASCHNPTNYFTDNLEKSIAFNGISVVNRNAPTLLYAAFQHGQFLDARAQSLEEQIEQVLFNKKEMNAKLPLLIKRLNKNKRLLQLFQNNFPNSKKDSIISIQNIALAIASFERTLAPMNSPFDNYMRGDKKALSNEQIEGFNLFMGKAQCGTCHFAPLFNGLLPPNYAITELEVLGTTKNTNFNKPTCDADSGRFHFFPIEYNVGAFKTPTIRNIERTAPYMHNGNFKTLEEVMEFYNKGGGNGLGLTLQHQTLPSKPLDLSDKEIKSIISFMKSLTDELPIASYSIK from the coding sequence ATGAAACGGCCTTTACTTTTCACTTTTTTTATTTGCCTTTGTTTTGCTTTTGGATTTATTTTTCCATCCAATCAATCTATTGGTGTTAACTCAACGCTAGACTATTACAAAGCTAAAAGTAAAGTTTTTGCAACCACTTCCAACCAATTAAAAGCAGCTATTCAAAACATTAATACGAAGGATAGCAATACCATAAAGCAAGCTAAACAAGCACTTGTTAACTGCCGTTTAGCTTACAAACCAATTGAGTTTTTTCTGGAGTATTTTATTCCCGTTACGGCACGTCCATTTAATGTAGCACCGGTTTACGAGGTAGAGGAACCTCACATGGAATTTCAACATCCGAAAGGAATGCAATACATAGAAGCGCTGCTTTTTGAAGACAATATTGATAGCAGTTTATTAGCAGAACTACAATCGAATGCAGAACTGGTAAATATGTACGCTAACGATTTAAATGCGCTTTTGTACGAATTAACGGTAAACGATGAAAAAATAATAGAAAGCCTGCAATTAGAATTATTGCGTAATATAACTTTAGGTATTAGCGGGTTTGATGCACCTGAATTAAAAAGCGGTATTCTTGAATCGCATCAGGTATTTTTATCCATACAAGCCGTATTAACACCTTATTTAAACAGGACCTCCACCCCTGTTAAAGACAGTGTAAATAAGTACTTACAAAAAGCACTTGACTTCACAAACACTACCAACCATTTTGATAGTTTTAACCGACTTATCTTTTTAACTGAAGCCGCTTTGCCGCTTCAAAACCAGTTAAAAATTTTAGCTGCCGATTTAAACTTAACGCTTGCTAAAACCCATCAGGCTAATCAAAATTTATTTGCCAAAGATGCTTTAAATATTGGTTTGTTTCCCAATGGTTCAAACAATGGCAATGAGCAGTTAACAGCCTTAGGAAAAGAATTATTTTTCGAAAAATCATTATCGGGGAACGGAATGGTAAGTTGTGCTTCATGCCATAATCCAACAAATTATTTTACTGATAATTTAGAAAAAAGTATTGCATTTAATGGCATATCGGTAGTGAATAGAAATGCACCCACTTTATTGTATGCAGCTTTTCAACACGGACAGTTTTTAGATGCACGCGCGCAAAGTTTGGAAGAACAAATTGAACAGGTATTGTTTAATAAAAAAGAAATGAACGCCAAGCTTCCTTTGTTAATTAAGCGCTTAAATAAAAACAAACGCCTGCTTCAGCTATTCCAAAATAATTTCCCTAACTCCAAAAAAGACTCTATTATATCTATTCAAAACATTGCCTTAGCTATAGCCAGTTTTGAACGTACCCTCGCTCCTATGAATTCGCCATTCGATAATTATATGCGTGGCGATAAAAAGGCGCTGAGCAATGAACAAATAGAAGGCTTTAATTTATTTATGGGTAAAGCACAATGTGGCACTTGCCATTTTGCTCCTTTGTTTAATGGTTTATTACCTCCCAATTATGCCATTACAGAACTGGAAGTTTTAGGTACTACTAAGAATACCAATTTTAACAAACCAACATGCGATGCCGACAGTGGCCGCTTTCACTTTTTCCCTATTGAATACAATGTGGGTGCTTTTAAAACACCTACTATCAGAAATATTGAACGTACTGCTCCTTATATGCACAACGGTAATTTTAAAACTTTAGAAGAGGTAATGGAGTTTTACAACAAAGGTGGTGGCAATGGTTTAGGCCTTACTTTACAACACCAAACTTTGCCTTCCAAACCTCTCGATTTATCTGATAAGGAAATCAAATCCATCATCAGTTTTATGAAATCATTAACTGACGAATTGCCAATTGCCTCATACAGTATTAAATAA
- a CDS encoding DUF1501 domain-containing protein, whose translation MKRRDFLQKAITASAIPLFINGFPIQALADNPIVQFLGKTGAEDRVLVLIQLNGGNDGLNTVIPLDQYSKLMLARPNIIIQQNKVLTLSGTQATGLHPSLSEIRSLYDNAMINIVQSVGYPDPNFSHFRATDIWLTGSDSNVNEETGWLGRYLDTKFENFPVNYPNTNYPDPPAIQIGAMVSPALQGHQASLGMSITDPTSFYQFVNGTVDPAPNTPAGHELTYVRLVAQQTQQYSGTIKAAADKATNLSTLYPAAGQNTLADQLKIVAQLIAGGLKTQVYMVSLGGFDTHASQTDASATETGTHANLMQKISQAVNAFQDDLKKLAIDERVLGMTFSEFGRRIKSNDSLGTDHGAAAPLFIFGKKVKPGITGNNPIIPDVVTTNDNVPMQVDFRAIYASILKYWFNVSDAELNPLLLNKTFPLLDIIADGNTSIKETEVAKIGVLENFPNPVISQTTIRFTCSGGYVKIRLFDNVGREILTIAEDNFSKGTHEVVMQADSLSNGTYYYQVQQGQSQLMKTMIVAK comes from the coding sequence ATGAAAAGAAGAGATTTTTTACAAAAAGCCATTACCGCTAGCGCCATACCTTTATTTATAAATGGTTTCCCTATTCAAGCCTTAGCCGACAATCCAATAGTACAGTTTTTAGGTAAAACAGGAGCCGAAGACAGGGTACTTGTACTGATACAACTTAATGGAGGAAATGATGGTTTGAACACCGTTATTCCATTGGACCAATATAGTAAGTTAATGTTGGCGCGCCCTAATATTATTATTCAACAAAACAAAGTATTGACTTTAAGTGGAACACAGGCTACAGGTTTACACCCAAGTTTAAGTGAAATACGTAGCTTGTACGACAACGCTATGATAAACATAGTACAAAGCGTTGGTTACCCTGACCCTAACTTTTCTCATTTCAGAGCTACTGATATTTGGCTTACAGGCAGCGATAGTAATGTAAATGAAGAAACAGGCTGGCTTGGCCGTTATTTAGATACCAAGTTCGAAAATTTCCCTGTCAATTATCCGAATACCAATTATCCTGACCCACCGGCTATTCAAATTGGTGCTATGGTTTCACCAGCATTGCAAGGCCATCAAGCCAGTTTAGGCATGTCTATTACCGACCCTACCTCCTTTTATCAGTTTGTAAATGGAACCGTTGACCCTGCACCCAATACTCCTGCCGGACACGAATTAACTTATGTACGTTTGGTAGCCCAACAAACGCAACAATACAGTGGTACCATTAAAGCTGCAGCCGATAAAGCTACCAACCTATCCACTTTATACCCGGCTGCAGGGCAAAATACTTTAGCCGATCAATTAAAAATTGTAGCTCAATTAATTGCAGGTGGTTTAAAAACACAAGTATATATGGTAAGTTTAGGTGGTTTTGATACACATGCTTCGCAAACTGATGCAAGTGCTACCGAAACAGGAACCCATGCTAATTTAATGCAAAAAATATCGCAGGCGGTAAATGCTTTTCAGGACGATTTGAAAAAATTAGCCATTGATGAGCGTGTGTTGGGTATGACTTTTTCAGAATTTGGCCGCAGAATAAAATCAAATGATAGCTTAGGTACTGACCATGGTGCTGCTGCTCCATTATTTATTTTTGGTAAAAAAGTAAAACCGGGCATTACAGGTAATAATCCTATTATTCCCGATGTAGTTACTACCAACGATAATGTACCTATGCAGGTTGATTTCAGAGCCATTTATGCCAGTATTTTAAAATATTGGTTTAATGTAAGCGATGCTGAATTGAACCCGCTATTGCTCAATAAAACATTTCCGCTGCTTGATATTATAGCTGATGGTAATACCAGTATTAAAGAAACAGAAGTGGCAAAAATAGGCGTGCTTGAAAACTTCCCTAACCCAGTAATTAGCCAAACTACTATTAGGTTTACTTGCAGCGGAGGTTATGTTAAAATCAGGTTGTTTGACAATGTGGGTCGTGAAATATTAACCATAGCCGAAGATAACTTTAGCAAGGGTACTCACGAAGTTGTTATGCAAGCCGATAGTTTAAGCAACGGAACTTATTATTACCAGGTACAGCAAGGTCAATCGCAATTGATGAAAACCATGATTGTAGCCAAATAA
- a CDS encoding T9SS type A sorting domain-containing protein, producing MKQLITLLAIAIYSLNLHAQTDRLLGCRAEGSGAIFSSLNNANTAFADIDTIPNMKLSSSGESAFDVNNNRYFIKTSLGITIMHSETGALVDTISAGSVIKGIEFDLNTNKIVGYKKVGNAQIFTALNLTSRSITTIDTLYGVNVITPGESTFDLSGSRYFTITNLGITIINAQTGAIIESIGNTADINNLEYDSVGNRLLGVRWDGDVEILTALNLTDKTFTDIDTLPNVNAIIQGESTFDRSNGHYIIKTNLGITIINAQTGAITNQPNNLGALKGLEYINKSIAVGIPNIAVENTVNVFPNPFNTYTTVQLNIPAKQVTLAVYNVNGQQVNTTHEAFGNSLIINKADLPAGIYFMHLLQNDTNNIVKKLIITD from the coding sequence ATGAAACAACTTATTACCTTACTTGCTATAGCTATATATTCATTAAACTTACACGCACAAACCGACAGATTATTAGGTTGCAGGGCAGAGGGGAGTGGAGCCATATTCAGCTCGTTAAACAATGCCAATACCGCCTTTGCCGATATTGATACCATACCCAATATGAAGCTGAGTAGTTCAGGCGAAAGTGCTTTTGATGTAAACAATAACCGCTACTTTATTAAAACCAGTTTAGGCATTACCATTATGCATTCCGAAACAGGTGCACTGGTAGATACCATTAGTGCAGGAAGCGTTATAAAAGGCATAGAGTTTGACTTAAACACCAATAAAATAGTAGGATATAAAAAAGTAGGCAATGCACAAATATTTACGGCATTAAACTTAACAAGCAGAAGCATTACCACTATTGATACCTTATATGGTGTAAATGTAATAACACCCGGTGAAAGCACTTTTGACCTTAGTGGCAGCCGCTATTTTACCATAACAAACTTAGGAATAACCATTATAAACGCACAAACAGGAGCCATTATAGAAAGCATTGGCAATACAGCCGATATCAATAATTTAGAATATGACTCCGTTGGAAACAGGTTGTTAGGCGTACGCTGGGATGGAGATGTAGAAATACTGACAGCTTTAAACCTTACCGATAAAACATTTACCGATATAGATACACTGCCCAATGTAAATGCCATTATACAAGGTGAAAGTACTTTTGACAGAAGCAATGGACATTATATTATTAAAACCAATTTAGGTATTACCATTATAAATGCCCAAACAGGAGCCATTACCAATCAACCCAACAATTTAGGCGCATTAAAAGGTTTAGAATATATTAATAAATCAATTGCAGTTGGTATACCAAACATAGCAGTTGAAAATACAGTGAATGTTTTCCCTAACCCGTTTAATACCTATACTACCGTTCAGTTAAATATACCTGCCAAGCAAGTAACGCTGGCTGTTTACAATGTAAACGGACAACAGGTAAATACCACACATGAAGCATTTGGTAATAGCTTAATTATAAATAAAGCCGACTTACCTGCCGGCATTTATTTTATGCACTTACTACAAAACGATACAAACAATATAGTAAAAAAACTAATCATAACCGATTGA
- a CDS encoding 7TM diverse intracellular signaling domain-containing protein encodes MKYLFYVLICITSKVAFGQLLISTNQNQSYALYPYTQIADVGQSKFSLREFKAKASGLEFKPVMHMNANIGFTANYYWLTFSVQNNTDVKKTYYLETARPITDYVHLYTEFTNGMIKSQESGDAMPFAERDYEHRKTIFKIELPANEKVNFYLNLKSDGEVINLPLKLSTADELIIQTYKEQLVYGIFYGILLLATITYLFFYFALDDKSFLYYCLYVGFVGLLQFALDGFFYQYFGPNAGILSLKAVIIFAALSTLFFVKYTQWFLHVSEHFKSLDKIYKGLFIAILVLFIVCVLAPQIPTLSYTIINAMALLSLVLVIATVVVSIIKKVKVDPFFIAGISCMVLGFTIFILNNFSIIPNSFITENSSKLGTGLEVIFLSLSMSNRIRKLRSEKEMAQSIALKKSEDMNDVKSYFMNNMSHELRTPLNAIMGIADVMLSENIDPKIKENFEIIKYSSQGLLSSVNDILDFSKIEKGELKLDYVEFEPVQLFIQINYSANKQALDKGLLFTYEVDENLPSLLLGDNVRLSQIMNNVISNAIKFTNVGWVNVRVKIIAQYDNEIVLQIAISDSGVGIPKEKIESIYESFSQESITNKRKFGGLGLGLSIVKKLVDLQGGKINITSKTGQGTNCTIELPFTIITQPQMINEHIQKEEPVEDNGVNILLVEDNAINQLIMKKIMNKWENVRYAIANHGEEGLQLLQQDHFDIVLMDLQMPIMDGYEAATAIRVGTAGVSNIDIPIIALTADVMEGTKDRVKQIGMDEYMSKPVDQNMLYQTVMRLIQQKQNKS; translated from the coding sequence ATGAAATATTTATTTTACGTTTTAATTTGTATTACAAGTAAAGTTGCGTTTGGGCAGTTACTTATTTCAACCAACCAAAATCAATCCTATGCGTTGTATCCGTACACACAGATAGCAGATGTTGGACAATCGAAATTTAGTTTAAGAGAGTTTAAGGCCAAAGCCTCCGGTTTGGAGTTTAAACCCGTTATGCATATGAATGCCAATATTGGTTTTACAGCTAATTATTACTGGTTAACTTTTAGCGTACAAAACAATACTGATGTTAAAAAAACGTATTATTTAGAAACAGCACGCCCCATTACAGACTATGTACATTTATATACGGAGTTTACCAATGGAATGATCAAAAGTCAGGAGAGTGGCGATGCCATGCCTTTTGCTGAACGCGATTACGAACACCGCAAAACCATATTTAAAATAGAACTACCCGCCAATGAAAAAGTGAACTTTTATTTAAATTTAAAAAGCGATGGCGAGGTTATAAACTTACCTTTAAAATTAAGTACGGCTGATGAATTAATTATACAAACCTATAAAGAGCAATTAGTGTATGGCATTTTTTATGGCATATTGTTATTAGCTACCATTACCTATTTGTTTTTTTATTTTGCCCTTGACGATAAAAGTTTTTTATATTACTGTTTGTACGTAGGTTTTGTTGGCTTACTCCAGTTTGCACTCGATGGGTTTTTTTATCAGTATTTTGGTCCCAATGCAGGCATACTTTCACTAAAGGCAGTTATTATTTTTGCTGCTTTAAGCACCCTGTTTTTTGTTAAATATACCCAGTGGTTTTTACATGTAAGCGAACATTTTAAAAGTTTAGACAAAATATATAAAGGGTTGTTTATAGCTATTTTGGTTTTATTTATTGTTTGTGTTTTAGCGCCCCAAATACCTACATTAAGTTATACCATTATTAATGCCATGGCTTTGTTGTCGTTGGTTTTAGTTATAGCAACGGTAGTTGTTTCCATTATAAAAAAAGTAAAAGTCGATCCTTTTTTTATAGCAGGTATTAGTTGTATGGTACTTGGCTTTACCATATTTATACTCAATAATTTTAGCATTATACCCAATTCATTTATTACCGAAAATAGCTCAAAATTAGGAACAGGTTTAGAGGTTATATTTTTATCACTTTCCATGTCCAACAGAATCAGGAAACTAAGGAGTGAAAAAGAAATGGCACAGTCTATAGCTTTAAAAAAATCGGAAGACATGAACGATGTGAAGTCGTATTTTATGAATAACATGAGCCATGAATTGCGGACCCCTTTAAATGCTATAATGGGTATTGCCGATGTAATGTTGAGCGAAAATATAGACCCTAAAATAAAAGAGAATTTTGAAATTATTAAATATTCATCGCAAGGTTTACTCAGTTCAGTAAACGATATTTTAGACTTTAGCAAAATAGAAAAAGGCGAATTAAAGTTAGATTATGTAGAGTTTGAACCCGTTCAGTTATTTATTCAGATTAACTACAGTGCCAATAAACAAGCCCTCGATAAAGGCTTATTATTTACTTATGAAGTAGATGAAAATTTACCATCCTTACTATTGGGCGATAACGTTAGGTTAAGCCAAATAATGAACAATGTAATTAGCAATGCCATTAAATTTACCAATGTAGGTTGGGTTAATGTACGCGTTAAAATAATAGCCCAATACGATAACGAAATTGTTTTACAAATAGCCATCAGCGATTCAGGTGTTGGTATTCCTAAAGAAAAAATAGAATCTATTTACGAGTCGTTTAGTCAGGAAAGTATTACTAACAAACGCAAGTTTGGTGGTTTAGGTCTAGGCTTATCCATAGTTAAAAAACTAGTTGATTTACAGGGAGGTAAAATTAACATAACAAGCAAAACTGGCCAAGGTACAAATTGTACCATAGAGTTACCCTTTACTATAATTACTCAACCGCAAATGATAAACGAACATATACAAAAAGAAGAACCCGTTGAAGACAATGGGGTCAATATTTTACTGGTAGAGGACAACGCCATCAATCAATTAATAATGAAAAAAATAATGAATAAATGGGAAAATGTTCGTTATGCCATTGCCAATCATGGCGAAGAAGGATTACAATTATTACAGCAAGACCATTTTGATATAGTGCTCATGGATTTGCAAATGCCCATAATGGATGGTTACGAAGCAGCTACGGCCATTAGAGTAGGTACAGCAGGAGTGAGTAATATAGATATTCCTATAATAGCCCTTACTGCCGATGTAATGGAGGGAACAAAAGACAGGGTGAAGCAGATAGGTATGGACGAATACATGTCCAAACCCGTTGACCAAAATATGTTGTACCAAACCGTTATGCGTTTAATACAACAGAAACAAAATAAAAGCTGA
- a CDS encoding DUF1800 domain-containing protein has product MAPINRKQFFQNAALNVLDEKEVPVYPYKDPINKELPTSLRKTSTGIAPYQGAWGEEQIKHLCRRTLFGVNKADIDFLKSKTMVQAVDSLLNISVTDPTPPLNHYSANVNFPDADVPLGQTWVNANENPTLTAVRRQSFKAWWMGLMINQDRTIKEKMTLFWHNHFATESTVIQLARFTYDHHKMLRQNCLGNFKTFARLVATDCGMLVYLNGEKNTKTAPDENFGRELQELFTVGKDLANHYTEDDVKAAARVMTGWRNNRSGYTSFFDSTKHDTTNKQFSAFYNNTVITGKMGTNGATELDDLINMIFAQEEVAKYICRKIYRFFVYYNIDASTETNVIIPLATIFRNSNYNIKTVMDTLLKSEHFYDVLNMGCVIKPPTDHLVGLARTFNLQFPDSANVSQLYAHLYYVQQLGMAFGQDIGDAPNVAGWPAYWQSPQFYELWINSDSLPKRNQVSDGLVTTGFNRQGFKLILDPIAFTSQLTYPEDPNTVISESLGLLYAVDVSANTKTQLKTVFLLSGQASDHYWSDAWNDYIADPTDTMKKQTVYSRLQGLFKYLMDLAEFQLI; this is encoded by the coding sequence ATGGCACCAATTAACCGTAAACAGTTTTTTCAAAATGCAGCATTGAATGTATTAGATGAAAAAGAAGTTCCAGTTTATCCTTACAAGGATCCTATTAACAAAGAATTACCAACTAGTTTACGAAAAACCTCCACGGGTATTGCACCATACCAAGGTGCATGGGGCGAAGAACAAATTAAACATTTGTGCAGAAGAACTTTATTTGGCGTGAACAAAGCCGATATTGATTTTTTAAAAAGTAAAACAATGGTACAGGCTGTTGATAGCCTCCTAAATATTTCAGTAACAGACCCTACCCCTCCGCTTAACCATTACAGTGCCAATGTTAACTTCCCCGATGCTGATGTTCCTTTAGGACAAACATGGGTAAATGCCAACGAAAATCCTACGTTAACTGCCGTTAGGCGACAATCATTTAAGGCTTGGTGGATGGGCTTAATGATAAATCAAGACCGAACAATTAAAGAAAAAATGACTTTGTTTTGGCACAATCATTTTGCCACAGAATCAACCGTAATACAATTAGCAAGATTTACTTATGACCACCATAAAATGTTGCGCCAAAACTGTTTGGGAAATTTTAAAACATTTGCCCGTTTAGTGGCTACGGACTGCGGTATGTTGGTGTACTTAAACGGAGAAAAAAACACTAAAACCGCACCCGATGAAAATTTTGGCAGAGAGCTACAAGAACTTTTTACCGTAGGAAAAGACCTAGCCAACCATTATACTGAAGACGATGTAAAAGCAGCGGCAAGGGTTATGACCGGATGGAGAAATAACCGAAGTGGTTATACCTCATTCTTTGACTCAACCAAACATGATACTACCAATAAACAATTTTCAGCATTCTATAACAATACCGTAATTACCGGCAAAATGGGAACTAATGGTGCAACCGAATTGGATGATTTAATCAATATGATTTTTGCACAGGAAGAAGTAGCCAAATATATATGCCGAAAAATATACCGTTTTTTTGTGTACTATAACATTGATGCAAGTACTGAAACGAATGTAATTATTCCTTTGGCTACCATTTTTAGAAACAGCAATTACAATATAAAAACGGTAATGGACACTTTGCTAAAAAGTGAACATTTTTACGATGTACTCAATATGGGTTGTGTTATAAAACCACCAACAGATCACTTAGTTGGTTTAGCACGTACCTTTAATTTACAATTCCCTGATAGTGCAAACGTATCGCAATTGTATGCTCATCTATATTATGTACAACAACTAGGAATGGCTTTTGGACAAGACATAGGCGATGCGCCAAATGTAGCAGGTTGGCCGGCATACTGGCAATCGCCCCAGTTTTACGAACTATGGATTAATTCTGACTCCCTTCCAAAACGAAACCAGGTAAGCGATGGATTAGTTACTACTGGTTTTAACAGACAAGGCTTTAAACTTATTTTAGACCCTATTGCGTTTACCAGTCAGTTAACCTATCCAGAAGATCCCAATACTGTAATCAGTGAATCACTTGGTTTATTATATGCTGTTGATGTTTCGGCCAATACCAAAACACAATTAAAAACTGTGTTTTTACTTTCAGGACAAGCCAGTGATCATTATTGGTCAGATGCATGGAACGACTATATAGCCGACCCAACCGATACCATGAAAAAGCAAACCGTTTACTCACGCTTGCAAGGGTTATTTAAATACTTAATGGATTTAGCCGAGTTTCAATTAATTTAA
- a CDS encoding class I SAM-dependent methyltransferase has product MDDRNQTTIETWDKLAAAYEEKFMDLDLYNDTYDTFCQLIEKQAAHILEIGCGPGNITKYLLAQRPDFNIDATDAAPNMVKAAQENNPTAYCTLMDCHDIDTLTTKYDAVMCGFCMPYLSKDDCRKLIKDSAYVLNSGGILYFSTIEDEYNKSGYETSSNGEHTIFVYYHEAGYLKDYLQENNFELLTIERKDYPQAAHPTHIIFIARKK; this is encoded by the coding sequence ATGGACGACCGTAATCAAACAACCATAGAAACCTGGGATAAGCTGGCTGCTGCTTATGAGGAAAAATTCATGGATTTAGATTTATACAACGATACGTATGATACCTTTTGCCAATTGATTGAAAAGCAAGCAGCACATATATTAGAGATTGGATGCGGGCCGGGAAACATTACCAAATACTTGTTAGCGCAAAGACCTGATTTTAATATAGATGCTACCGATGCAGCGCCAAATATGGTGAAAGCAGCACAGGAAAATAATCCAACGGCATATTGTACATTAATGGATTGCCACGATATAGATACTTTAACCACCAAGTACGATGCAGTGATGTGTGGCTTTTGCATGCCCTATTTATCCAAGGACGATTGCCGGAAATTGATAAAGGATAGTGCTTATGTGTTGAACAGTGGTGGTATATTGTACTTCAGTACCATTGAAGATGAGTATAACAAATCGGGCTACGAAACCAGTAGCAATGGAGAACATACTATATTTGTTTACTACCACGAAGCAGGTTATTTAAAAGACTATTTACAGGAAAACAATTTTGAGCTGTTGACTATAGAGCGTAAAGATTATCCGCAGGCAGCACACCCCACTCATATTATTTTTATAGCTCGCAAAAAGTAA